ACACAGTTAACCGGCATCACCGAGGACATGGTCCGCAACCAGCCCTCGATCGACGCAATGTTTCCCCAATTCCTCGACTTCTTGGGTCCGGCCGTGCTCGTCGCCCACAACGCCGATTTCGACCTCGGATTTCTCAACTTCGAAGCGCGTCGCCTCGCGTCCTCTCCCCTCCTCAATCCTGCGCTTTGTACACTGCGGCTCGCGAGGCGACTGTTGCCAGTCTTGCGCTCGCGGTCTCTCGACGCCCTAGCTTCTCACTTCGGTGTGGCAAATCAGACACACCATCGTGCCCTGGAAGACGCGCGCGTGACCGCAGAAATTCTCCTCATCCTCCTCGAACAGGCAGCAGCGCTCGGCTTCCGCTCGCTTGGCGAGGTCTTGGATTTTCAGCACAGCGCCAGAGACGGTCGTCGCTTCGAGGTCTTTGTCCCGCGCCCCTTTTTGCACGGCCTCCCCGAAGTCCCTGGCGTATACCGTATGCTCGATGGCGAAGGACATCTTCTTTACATCGGGAAAGCGAAAAACCTCCGGCGTCGCATCTCTTCGTATTTCGCTAATTCCTCGGGACATAGCGACAAAGTGCTCGATTTGGTGCGTACCGTCCGCGAGGTGACCTATGAACAAACCGGCTCCGAACTCGAAGCCGCACTGCGTGAGGCCACCCTCATTCGCACGCTTAAGCCACCCTACAACACACTCTCCAAGCACCTGCCACGGGTCGCATTTTTGAAACTGACGCGTGCCCATTCTTATCCGCGACTCGCCGTAACGGCAAAGCCGGGCACGGATCGCTCATTCTACATTGGCCCTTTTCGCAGTCGAGAATTCGCAGAACAAGCGCACCGTCTGCTGGCCCGTCTCTTCGGACTGCGCACCTGTCAGGGAAGTCTCGCTCCAGACCCATCTTTCACCCCCTGCCTGAGCGGACAAGTCGGCGCGTGCACCGCGCCATGCCATGCCGCCGTCACGCAGGAAGCGTATGCAGAGCAGGTCAACGCCTTTCTCCGGTTTCTCAATGGGGAAGACCTGACGTTGCGGGAATCGATCATTGAGAAGCGCGACCGCCTCGCGGCAGAGCTGCGCTTCGAGGGTGCCGCACGGCTGCAACACGAGCTTCAGCTCCTCGATCAAATCGTCCACGTACACAACCGTTTGCACTGGATCGTCACGCGCGCCCACGCGCTGGTCCTCCTGCCGAGTCACGAACCCGGAGCTGCGCAAGCATACCTGATCTTGAACGGGAGACTCATCGTTGGAGAGCGAGTGCGTACCCGCCCCGATCTCGAACGTTTCTCAAGTGTGGCGCACGAGCACTTCCACACCGATCAAGACCGACCGTTGCGTCCCGAAGAAATCGACGCCAGCGTTATCCTGGCTGCTTGGCTGCGCGATCCGAATCGCGAGCAAGGAGCCGTGTTTCCGATTAAGGAACCGTCAACACTAGAAAACCAGCTCGATGAAATCGAGATAGCCCTGTCCGATTTGCGACGGATAGAGTACGCGACTTCGGGAGACTGAAAAAGCATGGATAAGCGTACGGCTCAAGAAGCTCTCTAACTCGCACGAGAAGTCCTCGGTCTCGTGCAGGGAAAACACTCTCAGGCTCTTGCGGCTCCAGACCCCTGACCGTATAGTTTTCCGCACTATGTCAATGCCTTCCACTGCTGCGCAATTGCGCGCGTTGCTTCGCCGTCCGGGACCAGCACTGGTCTTGGGCGCTCATGACGCCTTGTCCGCCAAACTTGCTGAAGAAGCTGGCTTCGACGCCGTCTGGGCCAGTGGGTTCGGCATCTCCGCCGTCAGCGCACTTCCAGATGCCAACATTTTGACCATGAGCGAAACCCTGGATGCGGTCAGACGCATGAGCGAAGCGGTACGGATTCCCGTCATCGGGGATTGCGACAACGGCTTCGGCAACGCCATCAACGTCATGCGGACGGTGGCGGAATATGAACGCGCAGGCGTGGCGGGGATCTGCATCGAGGACAATATCTTTCCCAAACGCTGTAGTTTCTACGCCGGAGTCAGGCGAGAATTGGTTCCAGCCGATGAGCACGCCCGCAAGGTCCAGGCCGCAAAAGCTGCCCAGCGCGATCCAGATTTCGTCGTGATCGCGCGCACAGAAGCCTTCATTGCCGGCTGGGGTACGCAAGAGGCGCTTGATCGCGCGCGCGCCTACGCCGATGCCGGTGCAGATGCCGTCCTGGTTCACTCGAAGCTTTCTACGTTCGACGAATTGAGAGAGTTCACCAATGCCTGGGATGGCCGTTGTCCACTTGTTGCCGTGCCGACCACATACGCAGGCATCACCGCCGACGACCTTGCTGCCGCAGGGTTCAAACTGGTGATTTTCGCCAACCAAGCACTGCGCGCTGCCGTCAAAGCCATGCGCTCGGCGCTGGTGACGTTAAAACAAGAAGCTAGACCGGCGGCGGTGGACGACCGCATCGCTACGTTGCCGGAAATCTACGAACTCGTCGGCGTGCCGGACCTCCAAGCCAACGAACGAAAATTCCTCCTCCCTGGTGGGCATGAAGTGACGGCAGTCATCATCGCGGCGGGATTCGAGGAATCCCTCCTCCCGCTGACCGAAGACCGACCCAAGGCAATGCTGGAAATCAAAGGACAGACGATTCTGGAGCGGCAGATTCATGCGCTGAACGAGTGCGGAGTCAAAGACATTGTGGTCGTACGCGGCTACAAAAAAGAGCAAATCAATCTCGCGAATGTCCGCTACTATGACAACGACCGTTTCCTGGACACCGGCGAGCTGGTCTCGCTCTTTTTAGCCGAACAAGAGATGAACGGACGCTTCCTCTTCCTCTACTCCGACATCATTTTCGATCCATCCATCCTCGAAAAATTGTTGAAGTCGCAAGCTGACATCAGTATCGTCGTCGACCGCGCCTGGGGCGACCACCCCCATACCCCGGAAGAACTGCAAACGCGGAAACCGGATCTCGTCGTCACTACCCAACCGCCACAGAAAGGCTACCGGTTTCTTCCCACCGTCGAGGGGGCAGCGCTGGCCGGCGTCGGCCGACAACTTGCCGCAGAGACTGCGGACGGCGAATTCATCGGTCTTGCCATGTTTTCCGAAGAAGGCGCGCGCCTGTTGCGCACGGTCTATCAACAATCCCAGCAGCGGTTCCAGTCTCGGGCCTTCCATGAAGCAGCATCGCTTGAACGCGCGGCATTCACCGACCTCCTCCAAGAGATTGTCGAATGCGGCGGGGCGATTGCCTGCGTGGATACCTATAAGGGCTGGTTGGAAATCGATACGTTCGAGGACTACCAGCGCGCGTGGGCGAAAGTTAAGTAGCAGTCAGCTCTCAGCCGTCAGCTTTCGGCAAAACAATGAAAAAAAGTAGCCCTATTTGTCTGGCTGAATGCCAATAACTGAACGCTGAAAGCCAGTGGAATAAGGAACGAGAGATGCAATCAGAGCAAATCGACCAGCTCATCAAGGATGAATACGCTTTCTTTCTGCAAGAGAGCAATGCCTGGAGCTTGACGGCTGGACCACAAGATTTGGAACTCGTCGCCCATGCCTTGCGCGTGCTATTGCACGCGCGGACAACTCCGGACTTCTTACCGGACTATCTTGCGCTGGTCGATTGTCAGAATGCCGATGGCGGCTGGAGCCCATTCTCCGCCGACAGCGAAAGCACGGTCTGGGTCTCAGCATTCTGCGGGCTCATGGCAATTCGCGGCAACCGACTTCTGCACCACGACGGCATCGCCACGTCCGTCCATCGAGCGATCGACTACTTCCTCGATACCCAAAAGCAGGATGGCCGCTGGACAGACCCGCGTTGGGCGGACCTCGATACCACCAGCCATCCGGTCAGCTTCTTCAACGTCGTCATGGCGCTCGGCGAACGGCATCGTCGCCCTGAAGTGCTACGCTCCTGGGAAAGTGGCGCACGGTTCATCGTCGATCACCAAAGTGCCGACGGCGGCTGGTACGACACCGATTTTCACCCGTCCGGGGTCGAGATTACCGCGCATTTGATCCAAGACGCGTTGATTGCTGATTTGGTCATCGACCAACGCATCAACGCCATTCGCGAATCCTGCACCAAAGGCGCGGCCAAGCTGTATGAGTGGCAAGCGCAGGACGGCTCCTGGGACGAAGAAAACGTCGACCACACCATGGACTGCACGCGCTCGCTCATGGTCGTGACCCGCGCCTTGGGGGGCGAGCAGGGTGAAGACGTCATCATGAGAGGCTTGCGCTGGATTCTCGAGAATAAGAACACGCAAGGCTGGGGTGATTTTCCTGGGATGGAAACGAACCTAGAGCGGACCTGCGATGGGCTGGATACTCTGCTGAAGTACAAAGCGTATCGAAGTGCGCATCCGCTGGAGGTGGTGAAGCTCTGGGGATACGTTCCTTAGTAACGAGTGCTGAGTAAGCAAGGGACCGCTTCTCTCCTCCTTTCCTCTTACGTTTTACTTTACTGCGGATGGAATCCCAGACTTGGCTCGAAGCTTGCCTCCTCGAAGACCTGCCCCCTGGCGGTCGCAAGCTCGTTAAGCTCAACAACATCGAGATCGCCCTCTTCAATATCGCAGGAACCATTTACGCTATTAAAAACCGCTGTCCCCATCGTAGCGGTCCTTTGATTCGCGGTTTTCTTGATCCGACTGGCGGTATCAAATGCCCCATGCATGGCTGGCGCTTCGACCTGCGCGACGGCAGCAGTGAGCGCCCCGCTAAAGCTACCGTGTATCCCACCAAGAGAGACGACGGTCGTCTTTACCTATTTCTCTAATTTTTTACCCCACTTGCGTGCAAACTCACGCAGGGGAATAAAAAAAGCTCGGGAAAGATTGTTCCGATCGAGAAAGGGCGTCCGATGCACAGCAGGGCCTCATTCGAGAATGAAGCACTCCCCCATATAGAAGCGCTATTGCGAACGGCAGTGCGTATGAGCGGAGACCGCGCCCGGGCGGAAGATGCGGTGCAAGAGACCTATCTCCGGGCGTGGCGTTCGTTTCAGACGTATCAACCGGAAACAAACTGCCGTGCCTGGCTCTTCAGAATTCTCATAAATGTTCTGAAGAAAGCGGCGGGGAAAAAACGGCACGATCCGCTCGCCACCGCCGAAGATGTCGAGACCACAACGAAGGTCGTGTCGCTTTTTCCCAATGCGGATGCGGGAGGAACCCAAGATATCATGGAGGCAGTACAGCGTTTAGCGCCAGAATTCCGCGACGTGCTTCTGCTCATAGTCGTGGAAGGGTTGTCTTATAAAGATACGGCACAAACGCTCGATATTCCCATGGGGACGGTCATGTCGCGCTTATACCGAGCGCGACGCGAAATTCGCCGTTGGCTCACCGTGCCAGAAATACCAAAACAAGAAAGGAAACCGGGCCATGGAATGTAAAGACATGCGGAAACTCTTGAGCCCGTTCGTCGACAACGAACTCAGCGCCCACGAATCCTTCATGGTCGCCGAACATCTCGAAGGATGCACGCCTTGCCACCGCGAGATGGAAGAGCTGCGACGCTTCGACGAGCAACTCAAAACCGCCGGACAGCGGCCACTGTCAGGCATTGAAGACTTACGCGACGGCATCATGTGGCGCCTCTCGCCATGGTTTTGGGTGCGGCGCTGGCGCGGGGCCGGTGCCGCCGCTGCTGCGCTGTTGTTCCTCGTGGTCGGCCGGCAGCTCTTCTCGGCTCCGTCCGATCCAGAAGCGACGGCATTTAGCGAGGCGTTGATCGCCGAAACTCGGCTCCAGGAAAACGAACCGTTTTCCCTGTCCTGGCTTGAACCCCAGAGCGTACAAGACATTTTGAAACAGGAAGGGCTGGAAGCGATCCCCAATCTGGCACCGGCAGGTTTTCATCTTGAAGGGGCGCGGGTGTGCTACCCCCTCAGTCATCCCTTCGTCCAACTCGTGTATCGCAACCGAAACGAAGAGGTCATGCTGTTCGTTTCCCGCCGCTGGTCGCGTTCCCTCTCGGGTACCACCAAACGGGAAGGATTCACGATCGTTCCACTCGGCGTGCGTGCAGTGTTTCTCGTCACAAAAGAATCCCTGGTGAACTTTACGGACACGCGGGAATTGGCAGAGGAAGAAATCAGCGCCCTGACCACCTGAACCGACACCATGCCAACACCTGTTTCATTCACGAAAGGGGCGACACAGACGTTGCCCCTTTTTTCTTTTCCCCCTCTTCCACCCCTGCCCCTCCGTCGGCGTACCGGCGGTCTCAAAAAGCCCTTGCCTTAGTCCGTTCGTTTGCTACCTTAAGGCCCGACTCGCGCAGCCGGAGGGGCAGCGCCTCACCAAGAGGGGGAAGCATGTCGCAATACGTCGAGGGACCTGAAGCGGCGCAGGCCATCGAAAAAAAATCTCAGCTCGTCGATTATTTCTATCAAGCTAGCAAACCACGCGAGGCGTGGCGGATCGGCACGGAATACGAAATGTTGGGCGTCTCGCGACGCAGCGGGCGCGCCGCTCGCTATTTCGGCAAACGCGGCATTGAACGAGTCCTGTTTCGGCTGGCAGACTCTCTTGGGTGGGAACCCGTAGAAGAGGAAGGCCATGTCATTGCCTTGAAGGGAGAACGAGCCAACGTCTCTCTCGAACCAGGCGCACAAGTCGAATTGTCCGGTGAACAATGCGAAACCATCCACTGTGCCGCCCACGAATTGCAGCGCCACATGACCCACCTGCTCAAAGCCGGCGACGCCCTGGAACTCGACTTCCTCAATCTGGGCATGCAGCCGATCAGCCCGCTTGAGGACATCCAATGGATTCCCAAGACTCGCTATCACTTCATGGCCCCCTACATGGAAACGGTAGGCACCCTCGGCCACCGCATGATGAAGCAAACCGCGTCGATTCAGGTCAATTTCGACTTCAGTACCGAATCCGACGCGATGATGAAACTCCGCGTCGGGATGGGACTCGTTCCCGTGCTGACCGCGATGTTCGCCAATTCCCCGATCTGTGATGGGAGTCTCAATGGTTATCTCACCATGCGCGGCCACGTGTGGACGGATACCGACCGCCGCCGTAGCGGTCTCTTGCCTTTCGTCTTTTCCGAGCGTGCAAGCTTCGAAGACTATGTGGAATATGCGTTGAACGTCCCCATGTATTTTATTGTCCGTCATGGCCGCTGGATCGATATGACCGGCATCCCGTTCCGGCAGTATTTCATGGAAGGCCATGAAGGCCACCGAGCAACCATGGAAGACTGGACGCAGCACCTCACTACCCTTTTTCCGGAAGTGCGTCTGAAAAAATATCTGGAAATCCGCTGCATCGACCAACAGCCCCACGAGTTCATGCTCGCTGTCCCCGCGTTATGTAAAGGCATCTTCTACGAAAACGATGCCTTATGGGCGGCATGGGACTTAGTGAAAAAGTGGAGCTGGGAAGAGCGCGTCACCGCCTATCTCGATTCTCATCGTCAAGGACTTGGAGTGCGGGTGCACGGGATCACGCTCCTCGATTACTCGAAAGAACTCGTTGCCATCGCCAGTGAAGGTCTGGAACGACACGACCAGTGCAACGCAAAGGGCGTCAACGAAACCATGTACTTGGAACGGCTCCAGGAAGAGATCTGGCGAGGACAGTGTCCGGCCTACACGGTGATCGAGAAGTGGATGGGCGAGTGGAATTACGATGTGAAGCGCTTAATCGAGGGGACGACCTACCAGCTTGCGGAAGAAGATCGATAGTCCGTAGGGGCGAGGCCTACCTCGCCCCTACTAGGCTACACGTGCTTTCTCAGCTCCAACCGCGCGATCTGGTTCCGATGGACTTCATCCGGACCATCGGCAAAACGTAAAGCACGGGCTTGGGCATAGGCGTGCGCCAATCCGAAGTCTTCAGCCATGGCGCCGCCGCCATGCACCTGCATCGCCCAGTCAATCACTTTCAACGCCATATTTGGCGCGGCCACTTTGATCATGGCGATTTCCATACGTGCGGCTTTGTTGCCTACGGTATCCATCATGTGAGCGGCCTTGAGGGTCAACAATCGCGCCTGGTCAATCGCGATACGCGATTCGGCAATGCGTTCTTGCGTCACCGTGCGTTCAGAGATTGGTTTGCCAAAGGCGACACGCGAGGTCGCGCGTTTGCACATTTTCTCCAACGCGCGTTCGGCCTGACCGATCAACCGCATACAGTGGTGAATACGTCCGGGACCAAGACGCCCCTGGGCAATCTCAAATCCACGTCCTTCGCCTAAAAGCAAGTGCGCCGCCGGCACGCGCACATCTTTGAATTCTACTTCGGCGTGGCCGTGTGGCGCGTCATCGTAACCGAACACGGACAGCATGCGCAGCACCTTGATGCCTGGCGTGTCACGCGGGATCAGGATCTGCGATTGCTGCTTGTATTTGTCAGGATTGTCGGGATTGGATTTCCCCATGAAGATAATGATCTTGCAGCGTGGGTCGCCCATGCCCGAAGACCACCATTTGCGACCGTTGATCACATAGAAGTCGCCATCGCGCGTAATGCTCGACTCGATGTTGGTCGCGTCGGACGACGCCACCGCTGGCTCAGTCATGGCAAAGCACGAACGAATCCGGCCATCGAGTAGCGGCTCCAGCCATTGTTTCTTATGTTCTTCGTTACCATAACGCTCCAGCACTTCCATATTTCCGGTGTCCGGCGCCGCGCAGTTAAAGATTTCAGGGGCGATGAAAGACCGGCCCATAATCTCGCACAGGGGAGCGTACTCCAAGTTGGTCAGGCCAGCGCCGCGACCGCTTTCCGGTAGAAAGAGATTCCACAGACCAGCGGTTTTCGCCTTCGCTTTCAGTTCCTCCATGATTGGCGGAATCTGCCAGCGGTCACCTTGGCTATTCAGTTGGTGGTGATAGGTCTCTTCGTTCGGATAGACGTACTCGGCCATGAAGCTTTGGACGCGCTTCTGTAGTTCCTTAACTTTCGACGAATAATCGAAATCCATTTGGTCGCTACTCCTTTCCCGCCCGCTCGGACGGCTTTTCAGCCTCGACACAGTAGGAAATATTGCCATCGCTGTCAAATTCAGGGCAATGACTCAATGGCCCGCTGACTCAATCGCTCAATTCCTCCAGCAGCATCTTCGCCTCTTGCAAGTCTTTCGTATCAAAGCCTTCGGTAAACCAGCCGTAGATGTCGGCCAGCATGTTGTGTGCGGCGTGCTGCTTACCTTGTTGCTGCCATAGGCGAGCGAGGCTCATGGTTGCGCGCAACTCCAGTGACTTTGCCTGCTGCTTCTGCGCAATGTCGATGGCCTTGAGGAAACAGGCTTCGGCTTCTTCTTTCTTCTCCCTCAAGCCTACAGCCTGTGGCCTATAGCCTTCCTGCGCCAGCAGGAGTTCACCTTTCAGTCGATACAGCTCGGCGTCATAAAAGTGCTCCTCGTTTTTCTCCGCGATTGCCGCCGCTTTCGTCAGGGACTGCAAAGCATCCGGTATTCTTCCCATATCCCTTTGAGTCTCGGCGAGAAGGGCGAGAAAGTAGGGAACGATATGCTCGACGGCATTTGCCCTATAGAGGGCGAGCCCTTGGTCAACCTGAGCAAGCCCCTCTTCCGTGCTTCCCTGTTTCGCCAACGCCCAGCCACGTACAGCAGCCAAAATGCCCGCATAGAACGATAACCCTTGATCAGTGGCAATGGTAATGGCTGCGTCAGTCGGTTCTTGCAGGATGTGTTCATTCCGTTGGCACAATTGATGGAGCCAGGCTGCCCAGCAGCGGGCAAGAACAAGACTATGAGGGTGGGCTAATTCTTGAGCCAGACTGAGCGCCTCTTGGATTTTCCTCCAGGCCTGATCTGGATACCCACAGCACCACAATACCAGAGCGAGATCTGTCACGCAGAGCATCCCGACGTCTACCCCGTACGACATCCACACCGATTTCTGCGATTGCGGATCGTGGTAGCGCATTCCCTGTTTCAGGTGCGTGCGCGCAGCAGTGAGACTGCCTGTCCACCATAAGTGCGAACCTAATATAGTATGGCCAGCAAGCAGCAACACTGGATCTTGTTGACGCTCGGCAATAGAGAGGAGTTGTTCCTCTGGCTCAAGCGCCAAGCGGTGTTCGCCACTCATGCGGGGAAATAGACTGAGCGCCCACAACACTGGCCCAATTTGTTCCGTCTCGCCGACTTGTTGACACAGTTCCCAAGCCCGCGTGTAGGCTCTTTTCGTCTCTAACGCCCTGTAGCCCCTCGGTGTCGTCAAGGTGGCGCCCAAAAAGATTTGCAACTTTAGCTCTTGCAGCGTACGTGCAGGGGAAGCTGGGAGAGCGGCAAGCAACTCTAGAGCAGCGGTCAAGTGAGTAATCGCTTCCTCATTTGCTGACCGTTGGGCCGCTTGTTGCCCAGCGAGCTGGAGATAATCCACCGCCTTCTGTGTGTCTCCGCTACGACTGTAGTGATGGGCCAGCTCACTGTAGCGATCATCGAGCTTGGAGCGATAGACTTCTTCAATCGCTTTGGCGGCGCGTTCGTGTACGGTTTTGCGGCGTTCGACGAGCAGCGAGGTGTAAGCCACTTCTTGCGTGAGCGCGTGCTTGAAGGTGTACTCGATCTCGGGAAACGCCGGTTGCTCGTAGATGAATTCTCCTTCGCGTAGGCGCGAGAGGCGGCGCAACATTCAACCGCGTTGCACGAGCAATTTGAACTCGTAGAACAGCCGCGATTTCCCGACCCCGGGTTCGCCCATCACGCCGGCAATCTGTCCGTGACCAGCTTTCGCTTGATCCAACGCACGCCGCAGCAGCTCCATTTCGTTCTGACGACCCACAAAGCGCGCCAAACCGCGTCGAGCCGCGACTTGCAGTTTTGTTTTTAACGGTCCAACTCCCAA
This DNA window, taken from Deltaproteobacteria bacterium, encodes the following:
- a CDS encoding isocitrate lyase/phosphoenolpyruvate mutase family protein, coding for MPSTAAQLRALLRRPGPALVLGAHDALSAKLAEEAGFDAVWASGFGISAVSALPDANILTMSETLDAVRRMSEAVRIPVIGDCDNGFGNAINVMRTVAEYERAGVAGICIEDNIFPKRCSFYAGVRRELVPADEHARKVQAAKAAQRDPDFVVIARTEAFIAGWGTQEALDRARAYADAGADAVLVHSKLSTFDELREFTNAWDGRCPLVAVPTTYAGITADDLAAAGFKLVIFANQALRAAVKAMRSALVTLKQEARPAAVDDRIATLPEIYELVGVPDLQANERKFLLPGGHEVTAVIIAAGFEESLLPLTEDRPKAMLEIKGQTILERQIHALNECGVKDIVVVRGYKKEQINLANVRYYDNDRFLDTGELVSLFLAEQEMNGRFLFLYSDIIFDPSILEKLLKSQADISIVVDRAWGDHPHTPEELQTRKPDLVVTTQPPQKGYRFLPTVEGAALAGVGRQLAAETADGEFIGLAMFSEEGARLLRTVYQQSQQRFQSRAFHEAASLERAAFTDLLQEIVECGGAIACVDTYKGWLEIDTFEDYQRAWAKVK
- a CDS encoding zf-HC2 domain-containing protein, with the translated sequence MECKDMRKLLSPFVDNELSAHESFMVAEHLEGCTPCHREMEELRRFDEQLKTAGQRPLSGIEDLRDGIMWRLSPWFWVRRWRGAGAAAAALLFLVVGRQLFSAPSDPEATAFSEALIAETRLQENEPFSLSWLEPQSVQDILKQEGLEAIPNLAPAGFHLEGARVCYPLSHPFVQLVYRNRNEEVMLFVSRRWSRSLSGTTKREGFTIVPLGVRAVFLVTKESLVNFTDTRELAEEEISALTT
- a CDS encoding Rieske (2Fe-2S) protein, whose protein sequence is MESQTWLEACLLEDLPPGGRKLVKLNNIEIALFNIAGTIYAIKNRCPHRSGPLIRGFLDPTGGIKCPMHGWRFDLRDGSSERPAKATVYPTKRDDGRLYLFL
- a CDS encoding glutamate--cysteine ligase, with amino-acid sequence MSQYVEGPEAAQAIEKKSQLVDYFYQASKPREAWRIGTEYEMLGVSRRSGRAARYFGKRGIERVLFRLADSLGWEPVEEEGHVIALKGERANVSLEPGAQVELSGEQCETIHCAAHELQRHMTHLLKAGDALELDFLNLGMQPISPLEDIQWIPKTRYHFMAPYMETVGTLGHRMMKQTASIQVNFDFSTESDAMMKLRVGMGLVPVLTAMFANSPICDGSLNGYLTMRGHVWTDTDRRRSGLLPFVFSERASFEDYVEYALNVPMYFIVRHGRWIDMTGIPFRQYFMEGHEGHRATMEDWTQHLTTLFPEVRLKKYLEIRCIDQQPHEFMLAVPALCKGIFYENDALWAAWDLVKKWSWEERVTAYLDSHRQGLGVRVHGITLLDYSKELVAIASEGLERHDQCNAKGVNETMYLERLQEEIWRGQCPAYTVIEKWMGEWNYDVKRLIEGTTYQLAEEDR
- a CDS encoding acyl-CoA dehydrogenase family protein gives rise to the protein MDFDYSSKVKELQKRVQSFMAEYVYPNEETYHHQLNSQGDRWQIPPIMEELKAKAKTAGLWNLFLPESGRGAGLTNLEYAPLCEIMGRSFIAPEIFNCAAPDTGNMEVLERYGNEEHKKQWLEPLLDGRIRSCFAMTEPAVASSDATNIESSITRDGDFYVINGRKWWSSGMGDPRCKIIIFMGKSNPDNPDKYKQQSQILIPRDTPGIKVLRMLSVFGYDDAPHGHAEVEFKDVRVPAAHLLLGEGRGFEIAQGRLGPGRIHHCMRLIGQAERALEKMCKRATSRVAFGKPISERTVTQERIAESRIAIDQARLLTLKAAHMMDTVGNKAARMEIAMIKVAAPNMALKVIDWAMQVHGGGAMAEDFGLAHAYAQARALRFADGPDEVHRNQIARLELRKHV
- a CDS encoding GIY-YIG nuclease family protein, with product MRQRLYDYLFQHPGGATSDELLHHLFPTDLRGRSTPSHSPEFSARIVNTAIGADSHFSYDSATDRWHVKAHTLFHQAASDATFTILDLETTGLKPGAAGITEIAAVRVENGCLTSEFHSLLNPGRRIPFAITQLTGITEDMVRNQPSIDAMFPQFLDFLGPAVLVAHNADFDLGFLNFEARRLASSPLLNPALCTLRLARRLLPVLRSRSLDALASHFGVANQTHHRALEDARVTAEILLILLEQAAALGFRSLGEVLDFQHSARDGRRFEVFVPRPFLHGLPEVPGVYRMLDGEGHLLYIGKAKNLRRRISSYFANSSGHSDKVLDLVRTVREVTYEQTGSELEAALREATLIRTLKPPYNTLSKHLPRVAFLKLTRAHSYPRLAVTAKPGTDRSFYIGPFRSREFAEQAHRLLARLFGLRTCQGSLAPDPSFTPCLSGQVGACTAPCHAAVTQEAYAEQVNAFLRFLNGEDLTLRESIIEKRDRLAAELRFEGAARLQHELQLLDQIVHVHNRLHWIVTRAHALVLLPSHEPGAAQAYLILNGRLIVGERVRTRPDLERFSSVAHEHFHTDQDRPLRPEEIDASVILAAWLRDPNREQGAVFPIKEPSTLENQLDEIEIALSDLRRIEYATSGD
- a CDS encoding sigma-70 family RNA polymerase sigma factor; this encodes MSGDRARAEDAVQETYLRAWRSFQTYQPETNCRAWLFRILINVLKKAAGKKRHDPLATAEDVETTTKVVSLFPNADAGGTQDIMEAVQRLAPEFRDVLLLIVVEGLSYKDTAQTLDIPMGTVMSRLYRARREIRRWLTVPEIPKQERKPGHGM